One region of Arthrobacter sp. StoSoilB22 genomic DNA includes:
- a CDS encoding thymidine kinase produces MAELVFFSGTMDCGKSTLALQMDHNHRARGRGGVRFSCNDRAGDSTISSRLGLQTDAVEVVDGTDFWDEVVARRTTGLRVDYLICDEAQFYSPLQVEQLARVVDEMDVDVFAFGITSDFRTRLFPGSQRLIELADKVQVLQVEALCWCGRRATQNARTVDGIMVVEGDQVMVGDVAPQNSGDAAHTETVHVQEALPMETLPAQVVGYETLCRRHYMRRVTAHGANVMAGADQTLPFDIDACLWPGAGALRQS; encoded by the coding sequence GTGGCTGAGCTGGTCTTCTTCTCGGGCACCATGGACTGCGGCAAGTCCACGCTTGCCCTCCAAATGGACCACAACCACCGGGCGCGGGGACGCGGAGGCGTTCGGTTCAGCTGTAACGACCGCGCCGGTGATTCAACAATCTCCAGCAGGCTTGGCCTTCAAACCGATGCCGTGGAAGTTGTGGACGGCACCGACTTCTGGGACGAAGTGGTAGCCCGGCGAACCACCGGGCTCCGCGTGGACTACCTCATCTGTGACGAGGCCCAGTTCTACTCGCCGCTCCAAGTGGAGCAACTGGCAAGGGTTGTAGATGAGATGGACGTGGACGTCTTCGCTTTCGGCATCACCTCAGACTTCCGCACCCGCTTGTTCCCAGGCTCTCAGCGGCTCATTGAACTGGCCGACAAAGTCCAAGTACTCCAGGTTGAAGCTCTGTGCTGGTGCGGCCGCCGTGCAACGCAAAACGCCCGCACCGTGGACGGCATTATGGTGGTGGAGGGTGACCAGGTGATGGTGGGCGACGTCGCGCCGCAAAACAGTGGCGACGCTGCGCATACGGAGACGGTGCACGTCCAGGAGGCACTACCGATGGAGACGCTGCCCGCACAGGTGGTGGGGTACGAGACTTTGTGCCGTCGCCACTACATGCGGCGTGTAACGGCCCATGGCGCCAATGTGATGGCCGGGGCGGACCAGACACTGCCGTTCGACATTGATGCCTGCCTCTGGCCCGGCGCAGGGGCCCTTCGGCAGAGCTAA
- the sepH gene encoding septation protein SepH, translating into MQDLRLVGVHDDGGHLLLSGPGGAMFQLPIDEALRAAASRTPAQVAARASNTAIAMSPRDIQARIRSGATATEVAELSGLPLANVQRYEGPVLAEREYVVRQARNIEVASPAPGHDIYRSAFGDTPATLGDMVDYRLSAHGIDSSTVDWDSWRRPDGTWTVVARFETVPGAHGSIGEEPPAMWTFSPQRKSLQNANRWAQQLSELEPMDGPVPARRLAAVSDRPFDFETDAETAARASAKESDSLLEMLRSRRGQRLGVDEDGDDALAVLLSNVPAAHPRPGEEVDQAAADTSLADAEPLATGVEEPTRKDGRPSMLSRLSLAPRHVESHDDDDSLKLHNGVSTDTREITVVASPLRPVTPLTGRKPAGLDELLGGGGTPQPHAEDQSAGAPSARDLHQDVAPPEEQVDAEARKDVDAPAERQPSRPKRSSIPSWDEIVFGARGD; encoded by the coding sequence ATGCAGGATCTACGACTGGTAGGCGTCCACGACGACGGCGGGCATCTGCTCTTGAGCGGGCCCGGTGGTGCGATGTTCCAGCTTCCGATCGACGAAGCCTTAAGGGCCGCGGCGAGCCGCACCCCTGCCCAGGTGGCCGCACGCGCGTCCAACACAGCTATTGCCATGTCGCCCCGCGACATCCAGGCCAGGATCCGCAGCGGTGCCACGGCTACCGAGGTGGCCGAGCTTTCCGGCCTCCCCCTTGCCAACGTCCAACGCTACGAGGGCCCTGTGCTTGCCGAGCGTGAGTACGTGGTGCGCCAGGCCCGCAATATCGAAGTCGCCTCCCCTGCTCCCGGACATGACATCTACCGCTCGGCGTTTGGCGACACCCCGGCCACTCTGGGCGACATGGTTGACTACAGGCTCTCGGCGCACGGTATTGATTCCTCTACGGTGGACTGGGATTCATGGCGACGTCCGGACGGCACCTGGACGGTGGTCGCACGCTTCGAAACTGTTCCCGGCGCTCACGGAAGCATCGGCGAGGAACCGCCGGCCATGTGGACCTTCAGCCCCCAACGCAAATCGCTGCAGAACGCCAACCGTTGGGCCCAGCAGCTCAGCGAACTTGAGCCCATGGACGGTCCGGTCCCCGCCCGGCGGCTTGCTGCCGTCTCGGACAGGCCGTTCGACTTCGAGACCGACGCCGAAACTGCGGCGCGTGCGTCCGCGAAGGAATCAGACAGCCTTTTGGAAATGCTCCGTTCACGGCGCGGCCAACGCCTGGGCGTGGACGAAGACGGCGACGACGCCTTGGCCGTACTGCTGAGCAACGTTCCCGCAGCCCACCCCCGGCCCGGTGAAGAAGTGGACCAGGCAGCCGCGGATACCAGCCTCGCAGACGCTGAGCCCCTGGCCACCGGCGTGGAAGAGCCCACCCGTAAAGACGGCCGCCCTTCGATGTTGTCCCGGCTCAGCCTTGCTCCGCGGCACGTCGAGTCCCACGACGACGATGACTCCCTCAAGCTCCACAATGGGGTCAGCACCGACACCCGTGAAATAACGGTGGTAGCCAGTCCGCTGCGGCCGGTGACGCCGCTGACGGGGCGGAAGCCCGCAGGGCTGGACGAACTTCTGGGTGGCGGCGGCACCCCGCAACCACACGCGGAAGACCAGTCCGCCGGCGCACCCTCTGCCCGGGACCTCCATCAGGACGTGGCGCCGCCGGAGGAACAGGTAGATGCGGAAGCGCGCAAGGACGTTGATGCACCTGCCGAACGGCAGCCGTCCCGCCCCAAGCGTTCCAGCATCCCGAGCTGGGACGAGATCGTCTTCGGGGCCCGCGGCGACTAG
- a CDS encoding DUF5998 family protein — protein MSTQSPTPQSRPSNAGPHTAHHHSSQGQSLDQALQQAAFYPRLVADVVDDALDGRECLSHLVHLETHFDRAEVRRHITVLVLTEDMLVITHVDDQQLDEAGEQIVAQVSTESVPVAQIRSVVLSYMYAQPQDYKPSDPVREMTLSIAWSGGQRLDMGPASCGDPQCEADHGYSGTIAQEDIVLRISAEADGLQAVQDAKIFARALRAVNTGNPSPAQHAGIPAPRPRSGVFSNRLSRGHQR, from the coding sequence ATGAGCACCCAGTCTCCGACGCCTCAATCCCGCCCGTCCAATGCCGGGCCCCACACCGCCCACCATCACAGCTCGCAGGGACAGAGCCTGGACCAGGCGCTGCAGCAGGCAGCTTTCTACCCGCGGTTGGTGGCCGACGTCGTTGATGACGCCCTGGACGGCCGGGAGTGCCTCTCCCACTTGGTCCACCTGGAGACCCATTTTGATCGGGCCGAGGTCCGTAGGCACATCACTGTGCTGGTTCTCACCGAAGACATGCTGGTGATTACCCACGTGGACGACCAGCAGCTGGATGAAGCCGGAGAGCAGATCGTTGCCCAGGTTTCCACGGAGTCGGTGCCGGTGGCACAGATCCGCTCAGTGGTCCTCAGCTACATGTATGCCCAACCCCAGGACTACAAGCCCTCTGATCCTGTCCGTGAAATGACGTTGTCCATTGCCTGGTCGGGCGGCCAACGCCTGGACATGGGGCCGGCAAGTTGCGGGGATCCCCAGTGCGAAGCCGATCACGGTTACAGCGGAACCATCGCCCAGGAAGACATCGTCCTGCGGATCAGCGCAGAGGCAGACGGGCTCCAGGCAGTTCAGGACGCCAAGATCTTTGCCCGTGCACTGCGTGCGGTCAATACGGGCAACCCGTCACCGGCCCAACATGCCGGCATCCCGGCACCAAGGCCGCGCTCGGGCGTCTTCAGCAACCGCCTCAGCCGCGGACACCAGCGTTGA
- a CDS encoding nucleotide pyrophosphatase/phosphodiesterase family protein: MKETAQNPVNTSMIGAPAVDLPSPPLFGSKSIAEVLTSSAASLGVSGFTNHLQLPSAQRVCVVLADGLGRNLLKQKSSHTPFLRTVMAAGQGNIPTWIDAAFPSTTAASLASLGTGLPAGQHGMVGYDVLDPAQDKVVNLLGNWDSNVDPAQWQPHTTVFERLAGELDVVTVSLPQFGNSPMTQAALRGSRFVGGTTLHARTAAAAEAMSGGGRSLMYFYANELDKAGHRYGCQSDRWEHQLEELDSTVKRLSATLPAGTTILVTGDHGMLDVPESQRIDYSADDALVAGVRHTAGEPRMVHLYLEPDTTPAHRESLIAAWRSRFGERIWAFTREQAVNAGLFGPVRPEVAPRIGDVMIAARDTLALYDTRRARPSSMEVVGQHGSLTKAEREVPLLCFTAAGRKGKRG; the protein is encoded by the coding sequence TTGAAGGAAACCGCACAGAACCCGGTAAATACCTCCATGATCGGCGCTCCGGCCGTTGACCTCCCATCGCCCCCGCTTTTCGGCAGCAAATCCATTGCAGAAGTCCTCACCAGCTCTGCCGCATCCCTGGGCGTGTCCGGATTTACCAACCACTTACAGCTGCCATCAGCGCAGCGTGTTTGCGTGGTCCTTGCCGATGGCCTCGGCCGCAACCTCTTGAAGCAGAAGTCCTCACACACGCCTTTCCTTCGCACGGTTATGGCTGCGGGACAAGGCAACATCCCCACGTGGATCGACGCCGCCTTCCCCAGCACTACGGCGGCGTCCTTGGCGAGCCTCGGCACCGGCTTACCGGCAGGGCAGCACGGCATGGTGGGGTACGACGTCCTCGATCCCGCCCAGGACAAAGTAGTCAACCTCTTGGGTAACTGGGATTCCAACGTGGATCCTGCACAGTGGCAGCCTCACACGACGGTCTTCGAACGGCTGGCCGGAGAACTGGACGTTGTAACCGTCAGCCTGCCGCAGTTCGGGAATTCCCCGATGACCCAGGCAGCGCTCCGCGGCAGCCGCTTTGTTGGTGGCACCACGCTCCATGCCCGGACCGCCGCGGCCGCCGAGGCAATGTCCGGCGGTGGACGTTCCCTGATGTACTTCTACGCCAACGAGCTGGACAAAGCAGGTCACCGCTACGGCTGCCAGTCGGACCGCTGGGAGCACCAACTCGAAGAACTCGACTCCACCGTCAAGAGGCTCTCAGCCACCCTGCCAGCCGGCACCACCATCCTGGTAACCGGTGACCACGGCATGCTGGACGTCCCTGAATCCCAGAGGATCGACTACTCCGCTGACGACGCCCTGGTGGCCGGAGTCCGCCATACTGCCGGGGAACCCCGCATGGTGCATCTCTACCTTGAACCGGACACCACCCCGGCCCATCGGGAATCCCTGATCGCGGCCTGGCGTTCGCGCTTTGGTGAAAGGATCTGGGCCTTTACACGGGAGCAGGCCGTTAACGCAGGGTTGTTCGGCCCGGTACGGCCCGAGGTCGCTCCCCGGATTGGCGACGTCATGATCGCGGCGCGGGACACCCTGGCCCTTTACGACACGCGAAGGGCACGCCCGTCCTCGATGGAAGTGGTGGGGCAACACGGATCCCTGACCAAAGCCGAACGCGAAGTACCGTTGCTGTGCTTCACAGCTGCAGGTAGAAAGGGCAAACGTGGCTGA